A segment of the Geoglobus ahangari genome:
AGCTACTCAGAGGTCGTGGAGTTCATACTCTCCCACGGAAAGCCCGTGGTTATTGCAACCGACAAGAAGTCTGCTCCCGAGTACATATCCAAGATGCGGGCCTCCTTCAACTGCATTCTCCACTGCCCGAAGGAGGATATTCCTGTGGAAAGGAAGAAGGCTCTCACGGCTGGAAAGAGTATAGCCAACGACCACGAAAGGGACGCGCTCGCCTCAGCCCTTGACGCGTACAACACCTACAGGAACAAGCTGAGGAACGTGGAGAAGAGGATCCCGGAGGGTTACGACTTCGACGAGATCAAGGCCGGAATAATAAGGGGGCTGTCCCTGAAGTCGATGCTCGAGAGGAAGACATCGGAGAGCAGAGAGGGAGAGGAGAGGGAGAAGGAGGCCGTTGCCGTCGAGGAGGTGCGAAAGAGGGACAGGATAATCGCTGAGCTCAGAGAGGAGAACAGGAGGCTGGAGGAAGAGGTCAGAAGGCTGAAGAAAGAAATAGAGAGGCTCAAGGAGAGGATATACACCATATCCAGCGAGGAGCACAGGAAGATAAGGGAGAAGAACGTCGTCAAGTCACTTCAGTCCGAGATCAGGGATCTCAGGAGGGCCATCTCCGAGAAGGACAAGAAGATAGAGGAGCTCGAGTCGAAGCTTGACGAGCTCAGGAAGGTCAAGTACCTCGAGTTCAGGGGCTGGAAGGCCATCAAGGTTTTGAGGAAGTTCACGAAGGACGAGATAGAGAGGGTTCTGAACACGGTCGGGATAGAGGAGGGGGATGTTGTTTACATCTCAGAGGTTGCTGGTGGTGGGAAGAGCAGCGCGGAAACGCTGGTGAGCAGGGGCGTGAGGGCGATAGTTGCAAGCGGGGAGATGTCTCACTACGCGAAAGAGGTCTTCGAGAGCAGCAGGATTCCGGTGATACCCGCGGAGGAGGTTAAGGCTAAGCTGTACGACGAGTTCGCGCTCGTAGAGTCAGACGTGCTCGAGGAGTGCATAGAGAGGTACAGGAAGGAGATGGAGAAGAGGAGCCTCGAGAAGATTGAGGAGCTTATCTTCGAGTACAGGAGCAGGAGGATGGGAGAGTTCTGACGGAATTGTTAAATACTCCCTCCCACGCCCATGAGCTGATGATAGAGTACCTGATCCTCGCCTATGCACCAGCGCTCTTCATAATGTGGTACGTCTACCACAAGGACAGGATAGAGCCGGAGCCGAAGAGGTATGTGGTTGCGACGTTTCTGATAGCTTCTACAGTTTCACCCCTGATCGCCATGATCTTCGAGGCCCCATTCCCGCAGGAACTTGCTGCATTCGTTGCACCCTTTATCGAGGAACCCGCCAAGCTCCTTGCGGTCTACTTCCCCTACAGAAGGAGACAGATGGACGGGATAATGGACGGCGTTGTGTATGGCGTGGCAGCAGGCCTCGGCTTCGCGGCATTCGAGAACCTGATGTACGGGATCAGCTACGGGTCTGAGGTCGCGATGATCAGGGCATTTCTGACCCCCATAGCCCACTCCACGTTCACCGCACTCTCTGGAGTCGGTCTTGGGCTTAAAGCCGAGGGGAAGACCCTGTCCGTGAAGCCCTACCTCGCGATGGCCATGATGTTCCACCTCTGGTGGAACGTGTCCGCTGTGATGAGCTTCATGACGCTCGCCATGTTCGCGGCGAATCTGGCCGTGCTTTACTCGCTCATAAGGCTTGGAATGAGGGAGGACGTGCAGAAAATAGAGTACTACATAATGAGACGAAAGATTTAATACGTTTGGAGGCTATCTGTGAACGATGGCGCTCGGATTCGTCCTCATAAAGGTGATGCCACGCAAGGAGAGGGAAGTGTACGAGAAGCTTCTCAAGCTTGACGAGGTGGAGGAACTCTACCCGCTTTTCGGTGAGTACGACCTGATAGCCAAGATAAGTGTTAAGGACTTCGAAGAGCTGAGCGAGGTCGTTGTGAAGAAGATAAGGTCGATAGATGGAGTTATAGAGACGAAAACCCTGACCGGGGCGAAGTTCTGAGATGATAAGGGGCCTGCAGATAATCGCGAGGAATCAGGTCGGAGTTCTGAGGGACATAACCTCCAAGATAGCGGAGCATGGCGGAAATATCACGTACGCCCAGAGCTTCATCATAGAGCATGGGGAGAACAAGGGAAACGCGCTGATCTACATGGAGATCGAGGGCGGAGACTTCGAGAAAATGCTGGAGGAAATAAGGGAGTTCCCCACAGTCCTCGAGGTGTGCGAGGAGAAGCCGTTCGAAAGGGTCTTTGGCAAGCGGATCCTGATTTTTGGAGGAGGGGCACTGGTCTCACAGGTTGCGCTCGGTGCAATAACCGAGGCCGACAGGCACAACCTGAGAGGTGAGCGGATAAGCGTGGACACAATGCCCCTCGTCGGAGAGGACGAGCTGGCAGACGCTGTCAGGGCAGTTGCGAGGCTGCACAGGGCGGAGGTGCTGATACTGGCAGGCGGGCTGATGGGAGGCAAGGTGACGGAGGAGGTGAAGAAGCTGAGGAGAGCCGGGATCCCGGTGATAAGCCTGAACATGTTTGGCTCCGTGCCCAAGGTCAGCGACCTTGTCGTCAGCGACCCCGTTATGGCCGGAACCCTCGCAGTGATGCACGCCTCGGAAAAGGCGAAGTTCGAGATAGAGAAGGTGAAGGGGAGGAGGATTTAACTCCACCTGCTGAACGGCTCGATCTCGCTGAATGGTTTCGAGTTCCACCAGTCCACCTCATCAATTCCAACTTTTTTCCATCCGGGGTACTTCAGGTAGTTGACGAAGCTTATCATCTGCCCGGGGTTCTCGTAGAGTCTCGGAGGCCTGTAGTAGTAGGAGTAGTTCGCGATGAACTTCTCGTAGCTGATCTCCGGATTCTCCTCAGCGTATATCCTCAGCGTTGACGAGTAGTTCCTGTAAGCACCGTCCGGCCGGTCTATTATGCCGGGCGGGATGTAGCTACCCTTGCACAGCATCTCCGGCTCTACCGCAACCCTGTCTCCGCTGTCGAGCTCGACAATCAGCCACATCCGGTTCAGAACCTCAGACCTCGCGATGTATGTGTCGAACCCTGCTCCCTCAAGGTACCACTCGAGATATGCAGCAACCTCACCGCCATTCAACCCGTCCTCCCCGCAGCTAACGCTGACGTTGCTCAGAACGGCCGCGAGAGTGCTGATGTCGTGGACGCTTACGTTCGGCGATATGTTTTTTGCAGCCAGATAGTAGTCCTGTGGCAGGTACGCCACTCCGCTTGCGTAGTAGTAGCCGAACAGGCCGGCAAGGACAATGGCTATGAGAAACACGGTCACCTTCACAAGCTTCCCGATGAGATCCAGCAGACCCACAAAAATCGTAGTTCGTGAAGTATATATCACTATCTGCACTTGCCGGCCATTTCAACAATTTTAATATAGAATCCAGCCAGAATTACACTCAATGGGTAAGGGTGTCTTCATCTGCCACTGCGGGAACAACATAGCTGAGAACGTGGACATAAACTACCTGAAGGAGAAAATCGCCGAGCTCGATGATGTTGATTTCGTCCTCGACCACCTGTTCCTCTGCTCTCAGGACGCCAAGGAGCTGATAAGGGAGATGGAAAACAAAGCAGACATGCTCGTTCTCGCTTCATGCTCTCCCGAGAATCACGAGGCCTACTTCTCCGGATTCATTTCGAAGCCCTTCGTCATAGTCAACCTGAGGGAGCAGTGCTCGTGGGTTCATGATGATGTTGAGAGGGCAACAAAAAAGGCCGAGTCCCTCATACTCGCCGGAATCGAGAAGGTGGAGGGAATAAGTCCCCCAAAAACTGTGGACTACGAGGTCGAGAGGAGCGTTGCGATAATCGGCGGTGGGATCGCAGGCATCACCGCAGCCCTCGAGCTCGCGAAGGCCGGATACAGGGTGCACATAGTCGAGAAGACACCCTCAATCGGAGGGAAGCTCCTGAAGTTCGACAAGATCTTCCCCCTCAACGACTGCGCGTCCTGCATAATCTCCTCCCTCATCTCAGAGGTGTCGTCGAACGAGATGATTGACGTGCACGTGTACTCAGAGGTGGAGGGCGTTTCCGGTGGCCCCGGGAGGTACAGGCTGAAAGTCAGAAGAAAGCAGACGTACGTTGACTGGGAGAAATGCATAGGGTGCGGGAAGTGCACCGAGGCCTGCCCTGAAAGAGCAAGAAGGCCCGACGAGTTCAACGAGGGGCTGACCATGAGGAGCGCGATGTACATCGCCTCCCCATTCGCGTACCCGAAAAAGGCCGTGCACGACCCGGAGATCTGCGTTAACTGCGGGAAGAAGAAGATCGGGACGAGGAGGCTGCTCAGGAACGGGAAGGAGTACCTGACTCCCTGTGAGAGGGCATGTCCAACAGGCGCGATAGACAGGAGCAAAAAGTGGAACCCGGAGGGGGAGGTGTTTGAGCTCGAGGTTGGGGCGATACTGCTCGCCACAGGCTACAGGGTGATGGACAAGCACAGCTTTCCGGAATTTCAGCCAAAAGCTGCTAACGTCATAACTGCCCTCCAGATGGAGAGGATACTCTCGCCCACCGGACCAAGCGGGGGCAGGATTGTGGTTCCATCAAGCTGGGAGAAGCCCTCAACCATCGCCTTCATCTCCTGCGTTGGAAGCAGGGACGAGAGGTACTACACCCACTGCTCGAAGGTTTGCTGCATGTACATGCTCAAGCAGGCGAGGCTCATCAAGGAGAGGAACCCGGAAATAGACGTTTACATCCACTACATAGACATAAGGGCTCCCGGAAAGGATCTTGAGGAGTACTACACGATATCGAGGGAACACGGAATAAAGATAGTGAGGGGGAGGGTTGGGGCCATAGAGTCTCTAAGAGACGGGAGGCTGAGGATCATCGGCTTCGACTCTGACACCGGAGACCCTGTTGAGTACGAGGCAGACCTCGTCGTGCTCGCAACAGCTATAGAGATTGACGAGGGCGTGAGGAAGATGGCGAGGAGGATGGGGCTCGACATAGACTCGTCGGGCTTCATAAAGGAGGATCACCCCAAGCTCAGGACTGTAGAGACTGAACACGACGGGATATACCTCGCTGGCTGCGTTCAGGGGCCAAAGGATGTGACGGAAACTGTCCTGCAGGCCAAATCCGCTGCGATGGCGATAGCGAACTTCCTCGGCAAGGGCAGGATTCAGATGGAGATCGAGGTTGAGATTAGGGAGGAGAGGTGCACCCTCTGCGGTGTGTGTGTTACATCATGTCCATATGAGGCCATAACCATAGAGGGTGGGGAGGTCAGAATCTCCCCCCTCTCATGCAGGAACTGCGGAATATGCTACGCGTCCTGCCCCGCAGGTGCGATAGAGATGGCGATACACGGCAGGGCGCTTGCAAGGGAGGTTGGGGGTCTGGTATCCTGAGGGTTCTGAACCTCGGAAACAAGGACGTCGAGCTGATTGACGAGCTCGGAAAGGAGGGAGGTGACATAAAGAGGTGCATACAGTGTGGAGCCTGCATGAGCATATGTCCGGTTGCGATTTCAGGCTTTGAGTTCCCCAACAAGCGCCTGTTCAAGCTCATAATCCTCGAGATGGGTGAAGAAGTTCTGGAGCACAAGTCTCCGTGGATATGCGTCTCCTGCCACAGGTGCGTGGATGTGTGTCCGAGGGATGTCAACCCCCACTCGATCTACTTCGCCCTGAGACGGCTGCAGTCGAAGTACTTCAGGCACCCCAAGGTCTTCGAGGATCTGGTCAGGAGGATCCACGCCCACGGGTTCTGCGTTGAGTCCACTGACAGCGAGAGGAGAAGGACTCTCGGTCTGAATGAGCTGAAGATGGACGAGGAGTCGCTCGAGGAGGTGAGGGAGATACTGACCTCCGGGAAGCTGAGGGATCTGGGTGTTGTGAGATGAGGTTCGCGTTCTTCCCCGGCTGCAGGGTGGCGTTCGAGTACCCGGAAGTTGAGGTTGCGGTGAGGGGCAGTCTGGAGTCCCTTGGAGTTGAGCTCGTGGACTTCAGCAGCTTTTCCTGCTGCCCCGCCTACGACACGGTGATGTCCTTCGACCTGCTCACCTCCCTGACAATTACCGCAAGAAATCTCGCGATAGCTGAAGAGAAGGGGCTCGACCTCCTGACCCCATGCTGCGAGTGCTACTCGGTGTTCAGGTACGCGATGTGGAAGCTTGAAGACGACGAGCTCCTCGGAGAGGTGAACAGAACCCTCGTGAGGTTCGGAAAGGTATACAGAAGGAGGGCCAAGGTCTTCCACGTCCTCGACGTCTACGACAGGGTGCTGAAGAGGAGCAGGCTCAGGAAGCTTGGCTCGAAGGCGGCAATCCACACCGGGTGCCACCTCACGTGGCCGGGAAGGTTCGTGAGCGAGGGCTACCAGGAGATGCTCGAAGGCATTCTGAAGAGGCTGGGCGTGGAGGTGCAGGAATACAGCAGGATGGACTACTTCTGCGGGAAAGGCTCTCTCAGGCTGCTCGACCCGAAGACGTCGCTGGAGTTCGTGGAGGTGATAGTCAGGAGCGTTGCCGCTGAGACTGAGGCAGAGTTCATCGTCACCCCGTGTCCGGGGTGCAGGGAGAGACTCGAAAGCGGGCAGAAAAGGCTCTTCGAGGAGGACAGGATCGAAAAAATAATCCCTGTTTACCACATCTCGCAGGTGGTAATGATGTCGCTGGAGGGTGGAGAATGACGAGGATTCTCGGCTTCGCGTGCCAGTGGTGTGCCTACAAGGCCATAGACCTCGCGGGCCAGCTAAAGCTGACCTACCCCGACTCGATAAGAATCGTCAGGGTGCCGTGCTCCGGGAGGGTTGACGCGGAGCTCATACTCTCAGCATTCAAAGAAGGATTTGACGGGGTCTTCGTCGCTGGATGTCCCGAAAACGAGTGCCACTACAGGTGTGGGAACGTGTACGCGGAGAGGAGGGTCAAAATCCTGAAGTCCATGCTCCACAGCATGAATATAGAGCCCACAAGGCTCGAGTTCGTGGGAATCTCCTCCTCCGACGCCCCCGGATTTGTGAGGTTCGCGAGAATGTTTCACGAAAGGATAGAAAAGCTCGGGAAGAGGTGGTGACCATCAGGCTGGCGTTCTACCTATCCTCCGGGTGCATGGGGTGCGAGATGGCCATCGTGGACGGGCTTGCGGAGGTTTACGTCGAGCTTAGCCAGCACGAGATCGTGTGGAGCGCACCCCTGTTCACAACATCAAAGTACTCTGACCTCGAGTCCCTGCCTGACAAATACATAGACGTGGCGATTGTTGAGGGGGGGATCAACAGCGAGGAAAACGAGAGGGTCGTGAGGCTTCTGAGGAAGAAGAGCAAGAAGATCATCGCCCTCGGGACTTGTGCTGTACACGGAGGTATCCCATCCCTCTCCTCGTTCCACAGCGTTGCAGAAATCTTCGACGAGGTCTATGGAGAGAGGCACCCCTCAAGGCAGGTTGTTGTCGAGGGGAAGTACAGCCTCACGCTTCCGGAGATTACACCACAAAGGGCTGTTTCCTCGGCTGTGAAGGTGGATCACTACCTGCCGGGGTGCCCGCCGAAGGTTGAAGCAATAGAGAGGCTGATATCCAGCCTCGACAGCCTTAAGGACGAGTGGCTGATCTCTGGCGATTCCGTTTGCACCCGCTGCCCGAGATCCCCGGCCAGAGAGGGGAGGGGGTTCAGGAAGATCGAGAGCGTTAGGAGGTTCTCCGGAGATGCGGTGGATGCTGAGGGGTGCTTCCTCGAGCACGGCTACCTGTGCTTCGGCTTCGTTACAGCAGGAGACTGCGATGCAGACTGCCCAAAGGCGTCGGTTCCGTGCAGGGGGTGCTACGGCCCGCTGCCGAACGTTGAAGACGTGGGCGGGAAGGTGATAGACGCCCTGACACCCCTTCTGAACGACGAGAGCACGGAGCAGCTTATCTCCGAGTACCCGGAGCTTTCCAAGCTCCTGTACCTTTACAGGCCATCAGCTCTTAGGGAGTGATTCCATGAGGAGAATCGAGATCAACCCGGTTTCGAGGATTGAGGGGCACGCGAGGGTTACGATATTCGCCGACGAGAGGGACAGGGTGGAGAGAGTCTTCTTCCAGACGACCGAGCTGAGGGGTTACGAGAAGCTCGTTCTCGGGCTCCCTGCTGAGGAGGTTCCGAGGGTCGTCTCGACGATATGCGGAATATGTAGAGCAGTACACTTCACCGCCGCCCTGAAGGCGCTCGACAGCGTCTTTGGAGTTACCCCTCCAGAGGATGCGGAGAAAATAAGGAGGCTCGTCCTCTATGCGAACGTCATAGAGGATCACGCGGCAAGCCTGCTTATTCTCGCCCTTCCGGACCTTGTTGGGGAGAGGGACGTTTTCTCCTCCTTCAACAGAATCGGGGTGGATGTTGCGAAGAATTTGCTGAAGAAGAGGAGCTACGCTGTCAAGACAATCGAGATGCTCGCTGGCAGGTTCCTCCATCCGGTCTCTGCTGTCCCGGGAGGGTGGAGCAAGAGGCCGGAGAGAAAGGAGGTTGAGCTGATAAGGAAGTACTCCAAGGAGCTCGTTCAGCTCGGCATGGAGCTGTTCGACCTCGTGCACTCCCTGATAGGGGAGGTGCAGGAGTTTGACGTTAAATCGCTCCACTACCTCGCCACCTCCGGAAAAGGTGCAGAGTTCTACGACGGTGTTCAGAAGGTCATGAACGGGGATGGTGAGGAGGTGCTCTCCTTCTCGGAGAGGGACTACGACGCCTTCGTCAGGGAGAGGGTTGAGGAGCACTCCTATGCCAAAAACGCAGTTGTGAACGCTGGCGGGCAGGATTTTGAAGTGATCACCGGGGTTGCCGCGAGGTTTCATGCGGGCTTCGAGAGGTACGATCTGAGCTCCGAGCTCTACAGAGGACTGTCCGAGATAATAAAACCGCAGGTAATCAGCCCCGTGAGGAACTACCTGCTCAGAGCACTCGAGGTTGTTTACTGCGCCGAGGCGATGGTGGACATTGCAGAGAACACCGACTTTACCGGACCGTTAGTCAACAAAGACTACCGAATAACGAGGGAGGGTATCGGCATAGTTGAGGCTCCGAGGGGCACGCTGATACACCACTACAGAACCGATGGCTCAGGGAATGTGGTCAAGGCGAGGATAATCACCCCGACGCAGTTCAACATCCCAGCGATGAACGCGCTTCTGAACGAAGGACTTAAGGGGAGGGGGGCGAATGCAGAGGCAATGAGCTATGCTGAGAACCTGATAAGAACCTTCGACCCGTGCATGGCCTGCTCAACCCACTCGCTTGACGGAAAGACGATGGTGGAATTCGAGATCGTGCGGAAGAGATGAGCAGAACGGCTGTTCTCGGTGTGGGAAACCCCCTGAGCGAGAGGGACTCTGTGGGAATAGCCGTGGCAGAAAGGGTTGCAGAGGTGACGGGCTGGGAGCTCGTCCTGTCCAACACCACGGGTCTCGAGGTCGTTGACATCCTCCTCCCCTTCGACAGGGCTGTTGTCATCGACACGGTAATCGGGCTCGAGATGGGTGAGGTTGTGATTGTGTCTGAGCCAGCTGCCAAAGCCCAGAGGTTCTCCCACTCACTCGGGCTTCTCGAGTCGCTCAAGGTGGGAAAAGCAGTGTACGGTGAGGAGTTCCCGGATGTCGTGGTGGTGGGCGTCGGGGTCAGAGGGCATCAGATGACATTAGATGTAAATAAAATCGCAAAAAAAATAATAGCGATTGTTGAAGGTTACCGTGAGCGGTGATGACAGATGCTGGCAAATGATGCAGTAGAACGGGGGAAGCTTATTTTCAAGGAAAGAGTCGTGCAGATTCTGATGACGATTTACGAAGGCGAGAGAAGCGGCGAGGAAGTGTACATCCAGTACATTGCCGGGAAGATTAACAGCCCCCACAGCTACGTCTGGCTTGTGGTGAAAAAGCTCGAGCAGATGGGG
Coding sequences within it:
- a CDS encoding CoB--CoM heterodisulfide reductase iron-sulfur subunit A family protein; its protein translation is MGKGVFICHCGNNIAENVDINYLKEKIAELDDVDFVLDHLFLCSQDAKELIREMENKADMLVLASCSPENHEAYFSGFISKPFVIVNLREQCSWVHDDVERATKKAESLILAGIEKVEGISPPKTVDYEVERSVAIIGGGIAGITAALELAKAGYRVHIVEKTPSIGGKLLKFDKIFPLNDCASCIISSLISEVSSNEMIDVHVYSEVEGVSGGPGRYRLKVRRKQTYVDWEKCIGCGKCTEACPERARRPDEFNEGLTMRSAMYIASPFAYPKKAVHDPEICVNCGKKKIGTRRLLRNGKEYLTPCERACPTGAIDRSKKWNPEGEVFELEVGAILLATGYRVMDKHSFPEFQPKAANVITALQMERILSPTGPSGGRIVVPSSWEKPSTIAFISCVGSRDERYYTHCSKVCCMYMLKQARLIKERNPEIDVYIHYIDIRAPGKDLEEYYTISREHGIKIVRGRVGAIESLRDGRLRIIGFDSDTGDPVEYEADLVVLATAIEIDEGVRKMARRMGLDIDSSGFIKEDHPKLRTVETEHDGIYLAGCVQGPKDVTETVLQAKSAAMAIANFLGKGRIQMEIEVEIREERCTLCGVCVTSCPYEAITIEGGEVRISPLSCRNCGICYASCPAGAIEMAIHGRALAREVGGLVS
- a CDS encoding DUF460 domain-containing protein gives rise to the protein MRIFGVDILRGSSRSKSIPRYALYVIDGEEEWSREVSRSRFFRYIRDYRPDFVATDNIFELFRDKRELISFLKSIPPETRFVQTAGHTSLPKLARRYGIHVDPKNPFDEARASALLVKYGVGEVVSVFADRTIIKVSRNRSLGKGGWRQNKYRRKVHNSVRAVYREIKSILDEHGLEYVEDVREGYGGISRGVLLVNEPRERVPINSFRMRDVQVTVEAVEKEKIELIPMKRQTTYTIVGIDPGATVGVAILDLNGNVLAVRSKKGWSYSEVVEFILSHGKPVVIATDKKSAPEYISKMRASFNCILHCPKEDIPVERKKALTAGKSIANDHERDALASALDAYNTYRNKLRNVEKRIPEGYDFDEIKAGIIRGLSLKSMLERKTSESREGEEREKEAVAVEEVRKRDRIIAELREENRRLEEEVRRLKKEIERLKERIYTISSEEHRKIREKNVVKSLQSEIRDLRRAISEKDKKIEELESKLDELRKVKYLEFRGWKAIKVLRKFTKDEIERVLNTVGIEEGDVVYISEVAGGGKSSAETLVSRGVRAIVASGEMSHYAKEVFESSRIPVIPAEEVKAKLYDEFALVESDVLEECIERYRKEMEKRSLEKIEELIFEYRSRRMGEF
- a CDS encoding DUF5612 domain-containing protein — translated: MIRGLQIIARNQVGVLRDITSKIAEHGGNITYAQSFIIEHGENKGNALIYMEIEGGDFEKMLEEIREFPTVLEVCEEKPFERVFGKRILIFGGGALVSQVALGAITEADRHNLRGERISVDTMPLVGEDELADAVRAVARLHRAEVLILAGGLMGGKVTEEVKKLRRAGIPVISLNMFGSVPKVSDLVVSDPVMAGTLAVMHASEKAKFEIEKVKGRRI
- a CDS encoding hydrogenase iron-sulfur subunit — protein: MTRILGFACQWCAYKAIDLAGQLKLTYPDSIRIVRVPCSGRVDAELILSAFKEGFDGVFVAGCPENECHYRCGNVYAERRVKILKSMLHSMNIEPTRLEFVGISSSDAPGFVRFARMFHERIEKLGKRW
- a CDS encoding hydrogenase maturation protease; this translates as MSRTAVLGVGNPLSERDSVGIAVAERVAEVTGWELVLSNTTGLEVVDILLPFDRAVVIDTVIGLEMGEVVIVSEPAAKAQRFSHSLGLLESLKVGKAVYGEEFPDVVVVGVGVRGHQMTLDVNKIAKKIIAIVEGYRER
- a CDS encoding NADH-quinone oxidoreductase subunit B family protein, with the protein product MTIRLAFYLSSGCMGCEMAIVDGLAEVYVELSQHEIVWSAPLFTTSKYSDLESLPDKYIDVAIVEGGINSEENERVVRLLRKKSKKIIALGTCAVHGGIPSLSSFHSVAEIFDEVYGERHPSRQVVVEGKYSLTLPEITPQRAVSSAVKVDHYLPGCPPKVEAIERLISSLDSLKDEWLISGDSVCTRCPRSPAREGRGFRKIESVRRFSGDAVDAEGCFLEHGYLCFGFVTAGDCDADCPKASVPCRGCYGPLPNVEDVGGKVIDALTPLLNDESTEQLISEYPELSKLLYLYRPSALRE
- a CDS encoding PrsW family intramembrane metalloprotease — encoded protein: MIEYLILAYAPALFIMWYVYHKDRIEPEPKRYVVATFLIASTVSPLIAMIFEAPFPQELAAFVAPFIEEPAKLLAVYFPYRRRQMDGIMDGVVYGVAAGLGFAAFENLMYGISYGSEVAMIRAFLTPIAHSTFTALSGVGLGLKAEGKTLSVKPYLAMAMMFHLWWNVSAVMSFMTLAMFAANLAVLYSLIRLGMREDVQKIEYYIMRRKI
- a CDS encoding CoB--CoM heterodisulfide reductase iron-sulfur subunit B family protein; translation: MRFAFFPGCRVAFEYPEVEVAVRGSLESLGVELVDFSSFSCCPAYDTVMSFDLLTSLTITARNLAIAEEKGLDLLTPCCECYSVFRYAMWKLEDDELLGEVNRTLVRFGKVYRRRAKVFHVLDVYDRVLKRSRLRKLGSKAAIHTGCHLTWPGRFVSEGYQEMLEGILKRLGVEVQEYSRMDYFCGKGSLRLLDPKTSLEFVEVIVRSVAAETEAEFIVTPCPGCRERLESGQKRLFEEDRIEKIIPVYHISQVVMMSLEGGE
- a CDS encoding helix-turn-helix domain-containing protein; translation: MLANDAVERGKLIFKERVVQILMTIYEGERSGEEVYIQYIAGKINSPHSYVWLVVKKLEQMGIVETSSAGRTRLIHLTDKGHELCDAIQHILELLR
- a CDS encoding Ni/Fe hydrogenase subunit alpha codes for the protein MRRIEINPVSRIEGHARVTIFADERDRVERVFFQTTELRGYEKLVLGLPAEEVPRVVSTICGICRAVHFTAALKALDSVFGVTPPEDAEKIRRLVLYANVIEDHAASLLILALPDLVGERDVFSSFNRIGVDVAKNLLKKRSYAVKTIEMLAGRFLHPVSAVPGGWSKRPERKEVELIRKYSKELVQLGMELFDLVHSLIGEVQEFDVKSLHYLATSGKGAEFYDGVQKVMNGDGEEVLSFSERDYDAFVRERVEEHSYAKNAVVNAGGQDFEVITGVAARFHAGFERYDLSSELYRGLSEIIKPQVISPVRNYLLRALEVVYCAEAMVDIAENTDFTGPLVNKDYRITREGIGIVEAPRGTLIHHYRTDGSGNVVKARIITPTQFNIPAMNALLNEGLKGRGANAEAMSYAENLIRTFDPCMACSTHSLDGKTMVEFEIVRKR
- a CDS encoding Lrp/AsnC ligand binding domain-containing protein; its protein translation is MALGFVLIKVMPRKEREVYEKLLKLDEVEELYPLFGEYDLIAKISVKDFEELSEVVVKKIRSIDGVIETKTLTGAKF
- a CDS encoding 4Fe-4S dicluster domain-containing protein, which gives rise to MLRVLPRRCDRDGDTRQGACKGGWGSGILRVLNLGNKDVELIDELGKEGGDIKRCIQCGACMSICPVAISGFEFPNKRLFKLIILEMGEEVLEHKSPWICVSCHRCVDVCPRDVNPHSIYFALRRLQSKYFRHPKVFEDLVRRIHAHGFCVESTDSERRRTLGLNELKMDEESLEEVREILTSGKLRDLGVVR